From the genome of Rhodobium gokarnense:
AGGTCGCTCGTCGGCTTGAAGCCCTTCATGCGCTGGGCGTCATAGGGCATCTGCCAGCCGTCGCCGGAGCGGGTGTAGAGGATGCGCTGGTAGAAGGTGTCGAGGATCTCTTCGGAATCGAGGCCGAGCGCGAACATCAGCGACGTTACCGGAATCTTCCGGCGCCGGTCGATGCGCGCATGGACGATGTCCTTGGCGTCGAACTCGATGTCGAGCCAGGAGCCGCGATAGGGAATGATCCGCGCCGCGAACAGGAGCTTGCCCGAGGAATGGGTCTTGCCCTTGTCGTGGTCGAAGAAGACGCCCGGCGAGCGGTGCATCTGGGAAACGATGACGCGCTCGGTGCCATTGATGATGAAGGTGCCGTTGGACGTCATCAGCGGCATGTCGCCCATATAGACGTCCTGCTCCTTGATGTCCTTGACGGACTTGGCGCCGGTCTCCTCGTCGACGTCGAACACGATCAGCCGCAGCGTCACCTTCAGCGGCGCGGCGAAGGTCATGTCGCGCTGCCGGCATTCCTCGACGTCGTATTTCGGCGGCTCGAACTCGTAGGAAACGAACTCCAGAAGCGCCGTGCCGGCGAAGTCGGAAATCGGGAAAACCGACTTGAAGACCGCCTGCAGGCCCTCCTCGGTGCGTCCGCCATCCGGCTCCTCGACCTGGAGGAACTGGTCGTACGACGCCTTTTGAACCTCGATGAGGTTCGGCATCTTGGCGACTTCGCGGATCGACCCGAAATACTTGCGAACCCTTCTGCGCCCGTTGAACGTCTGCGTCATTCTCGCTCCTCGTACCGCCCTGGCTGCGACTGTCCGGAGGACCGGGCCCCATCCGGGGCATCGATCATCGGGACAGCCGCCCGTCGGAAACGCCAATCGGCCCGTGCGGGCCGTCAAAAAAACCGGTCCGCATCCGCGGGACCGCTATGGCCGGACGCGGCTCCGGATCGACAACCCGGAGCCGCCCCCAAAAATAGCTTGCGCTACTTCAGCTCGACAGACGCACCGGCGTCTTCCAGCTTTTTCTTCAGCTCTTCGGCCTCGTCCTTGGAGGCGCCTTCCTTCACAGGCTTCGGCGCACCTTCCACGAGGTCCTTGGCTTCCTTCAGGCCGAGGCCGGTGATGGCGCGGACTTCCTTGATCACGTTGATCTTCTTGTCGCCCGCCGACGTCAGGATGACGTCGAACTCGTCCTTTTCCTCAACCGCGGCGGCTTCACCACCACCGGCCGCAGCGGC
Proteins encoded in this window:
- the rplL gene encoding 50S ribosomal protein L7/L12 is translated as MADLEKIAEELSNLTVMEAAELSKMLEEKWGVSAAAPVAVAAAAGGGEAAAVEEKDEFDVILTSAGDKKINVIKEVRAITGLGLKEAKDLVEGAPKPVKEGASKDEAEELKKKLEDAGASVELK